From the Dryobates pubescens isolate bDryPub1 chromosome 29, bDryPub1.pri, whole genome shotgun sequence genome, one window contains:
- the RNF208 gene encoding RING finger protein 208 — translation MQASLRDPRAVDSNVKTILMSCLKGQQVIIKMEAMKIIHPEKFSELQASQPRYAPAPRREPPLVAKRAWPSESEIIVNQACGDIPALDTAPGALPLPRTPPLPRRERGYQSQRKGSSEVCYHRQPPSDEVIVNQYVLHPSTPCEPLECPTCGHMYNFTNKRPRILSCLHSVCEECLQILYESCPKYKFISCPTCKRETVLFTDYGLAALAVNTSILNRLPADGLAANPVQWSSDTDRSCYQTFRQYCGAACTCHIRNPLSSCTIM, via the coding sequence ATGCAGGCGTCCCTCAGAGACCCCAGAGCAGTGGACAGTAATGTGAAAACCATACTCATGTCGTGTCTGAAAGGGCAACAGGTCATCATTAAGATGGAGGCGATGAAGATCATCCACCCGGAGAAGTTCTCGGAGCTGCAGGCCTCCCAGCCGCGCTAcgccccggccccgcgccgCGAGCCGCCCCTCGTGGCCAAGCGCGCCTGGCCCTCCGAGTCCGAGATCATCGTCAACCAGGCCTGCGGGGACATCCCCGCCCTGGACACCGCCCCCGGGGCCCTGCCGCTGCCCCGGACTCCCCCCCTGCCGCGGCGCGAGCGCGGCTACCAGAGCCAGCGGAAGGGCAGCTCGGAGGTCTGCTACCACCGGCAGCCGCCGTCGGACGAGGTGATCGTCAACCAGTACGTGCTGCACCCCTCCACGCCCTGCGAGCCCCTGGAGTGCCCCACCTGCGGCCACATGTACAACTTCACCAACAAGCGGCCACGcatcctctcctgcctgcactcGGTGTGCGAGGAGTGCCTGCAGATCCTCTACGAGTCCTGCCCCAAGTACAAGTTCATCTCCTGCCCCACCTGCAAGCGGGAGACCGTCCTCTTCACCGACTACGGGCTGGCGGCGCTGGCCGTCAACACCAGCATCCTCAACCGGCTGCCAGCCGACGGCCTGGCCGCCAACCCCGTCCAGTGGAGCAGCGACACCGACCGCAGCTGCTACCAGACCTTCCGCCAGTACTGCGGGGCCGCCTGCACCTGCCACATCCGGaaccccctctcctcctgcaccaTCATGTGA
- the LOC128898644 gene encoding ring finger protein-like → MEPAAGEEAEPGLQLVRAASGDGSARQRGESDCVKPGHPEEPPEPRRELPAAAGSRGDPPPVGDGREPLLPGHDKLPAHGASLPAGQDPPAAGPMLRRGESPAVRGGSPSLGSASSSILTFSDEEEEEMSSEEMVAAAAAEPCHVPAGSEDECPVCTEPYDERRHQAALLNCSHRLCRACLRAIMEAAGDAEFGRVRCPLCRQKTPMLEWEICKLQEELLLLHAQPGSPGALAAPRPPALPPRRPGLAGALEHRFQVRFHTSRMFGCLPCLRYPPCLIRRLDWLQRRCRCCYLLLLVLLLLAETLSLLLIFIPVVLMVLIFLILDK, encoded by the coding sequence ATGGAGCCAGCAGCGGGCgaggaggcagagcctggcctccagctggtgCGGGCAGCCAGCGGGGAcggcagtgccaggcagaggggTGAGAGCGACTGTGTGAAGCCAGGGCACCCTGAGGAGCCACCTGAGCCCCGCAGAGAGCTGCCTGCCGCTGCCGGGAGCCGCGGGGACCCACCGCCAgtgggggatggaagggagccGCTCCTGCCCGGGCACGACAAGCTGCCTGCCCACGGCGCCTCCCTGCCTGCGGGGCAGGACCCTCCTGCTGCCGGCCCCATGCTGCGCCGCGGGGAGAGCCCTGCGGTGCGGGGAGGGTCGCCCAGCCTGGGAAGCgcctccagctccatcctgaccTTCTccgacgaggaggaggaggaaatgtcGAGCGAGGAGATGGTGGCGGCCGCGGCGGCAGAGCCGTGCCACGTGCCGGCGGGCAGCGAGGACGAGTGCCCGGTCTGCACGGAGCCCTACGACGAGCGGCGGCACCAGGCCGCCCTGCTGAACTGCAGCCACCGGCTGTGCCGCGCCTGCCTGCGAGCCATCATGGAGGCGGCCGGCGACGCCGAGTTCGGCCGTGTGCGCTGCCCCCTCTGCCGCCAGAAGACCCCCATGCTGGAGTGGGAGATCTGCAAGCtgcaagaggagctgctgctgctgcacgcCCAGCCCGGCTCCCCCGGCgccctggctgccccccggccccccgccctgccgccccgccgccccgggCTGGCCGGCGCCCTGGAGCATCGCTTCCAGGTGCGCTTCCACACCAGCCGCATGTtcggctgcctgccctgcctgcgcTACCCTCCCTGCCTCATCCGCCGCCTGGACTGGCTGCAGAggcgctgccgctgctgctacctgctgctgctggtgctgctgctgctggccgagacgctcagcctgctcctcatCTTCATCCCCGTTGTCCTGATGGTGCTGattttcctcatccttgacaAGTAG